The Metabacillus litoralis genome contains a region encoding:
- a CDS encoding SMI1/KNR4 family protein translates to MTRDEIAKLLDGLLDKELGNLDIPLASDWENIEKKFGCLFPSEFKFFIELMSEYSFPGDILNVSNGNTNGNDTIEFTYDYEMKQGGWKEELIPFYGIGNGDYFCLLSNECPNSGVYYYSHEETNVDKEANNFEEWLKQLPTFLN, encoded by the coding sequence GTGACAAGAGATGAGATTGCAAAATTATTAGATGGTTTATTAGATAAAGAATTAGGAAATTTAGATATTCCTTTGGCAAGTGATTGGGAAAATATCGAAAAAAAGTTTGGATGTTTATTTCCATCTGAATTTAAATTTTTTATTGAATTAATGTCTGAATATTCGTTTCCAGGAGATATCTTAAATGTTTCCAATGGAAATACAAATGGAAATGACACTATTGAATTTACCTATGACTATGAAATGAAACAGGGGGGATGGAAGGAAGAATTAATCCCATTTTATGGTATAGGTAATGGTGATTACTTCTGCCTTCTATCCAATGAGTGTCCAAACTCAGGAGTTTACTATTATTCACATGAAGAAACTAATGTAGATAAAGAAGCTAATAACTTTGAAGAATGGTTAAAACAGTTACCGACTTTTTTGAACTAA
- a CDS encoding T7SS effector LXG polymorphic toxin — protein MRVLDSQSLVDTMDQRSNDYAKLRSQLETLQKTFQVIVQLDSFVGQGADAIKGFYKAHMEVIDALFLLIDCQIAFFEGVKHKLVSEKLGADTVVHSSFLEDELSKSERQAADMADQYRSELNSIFQKINDILSLQVFSTSDFQVNLEDAQMNREKTIEVVERVDQELLNEYMYSIYEQDNAQALFQALRDATTTGVRIQPISFDAKAFRASEIYQLQGGAKFHTDTYLRLKNKELEEMGIQTNTRYEANGNHDEFNLAEFSGYYDILRARYGFDPVTGLELRLDERLNYALLTYIRFGSRPVVEDRENHEAVKLTKEEFEAIQQDPVEIVNVIDEMKEYSGDYYVYGNGLTIRVFGNVREKVDKIPPDRVGGGKELDTFFEGTPLAILEYVMRPKTFIKKSINNIVKKQVGKGDAKLSPSNYPNPDPPMSIPPVRYEPKTIEEVIRMRQGKGPTTKMTHGDKNIEAHHRQQVPVKNGGILDELEQRTHRGGGNHTRHEKPSQLTPSQRAKEIREHYKERGKGYILPGEGI, from the coding sequence TTGAGAGTACTTGATTCACAGTCGCTAGTCGATACGATGGATCAACGATCAAATGATTACGCAAAACTACGATCACAGCTAGAAACCTTACAAAAAACGTTTCAAGTGATTGTCCAACTAGACTCATTTGTCGGGCAAGGTGCCGATGCGATAAAAGGGTTTTATAAGGCTCATATGGAAGTCATAGATGCCTTGTTTTTATTAATAGATTGTCAAATTGCGTTTTTTGAAGGAGTAAAGCATAAATTAGTCAGTGAAAAGTTAGGTGCAGATACGGTTGTACATAGCAGCTTTTTAGAAGATGAATTAAGTAAAAGTGAAAGACAAGCGGCCGATATGGCCGATCAATATAGAAGTGAACTAAATAGCATCTTCCAAAAAATAAATGATATACTTTCCTTACAAGTATTTTCCACCTCAGACTTTCAGGTAAACTTGGAAGATGCACAAATGAATAGAGAAAAAACAATAGAAGTTGTTGAGAGGGTCGATCAAGAGTTACTCAATGAATATATGTATTCCATCTATGAACAGGACAATGCACAAGCCTTGTTTCAGGCATTACGAGATGCCACTACTACAGGAGTAAGAATACAACCCATTTCCTTTGATGCAAAAGCCTTTCGTGCGAGTGAAATCTATCAGCTTCAAGGAGGAGCAAAGTTTCATACGGATACCTACCTTCGGCTGAAAAATAAAGAGCTTGAGGAAATGGGAATCCAAACCAATACAAGATACGAAGCTAATGGGAATCATGATGAGTTTAATTTGGCTGAGTTTTCTGGTTATTATGATATACTTCGTGCCAGATACGGATTTGATCCAGTAACTGGATTAGAGCTGAGATTAGATGAACGATTGAATTATGCATTGTTAACGTATATTAGGTTTGGTTCTAGACCTGTCGTGGAAGATAGAGAAAACCATGAAGCTGTAAAACTCACAAAAGAAGAATTTGAAGCAATTCAACAGGATCCTGTAGAAATTGTAAATGTTATTGATGAAATGAAAGAATATAGTGGTGACTATTATGTATATGGAAATGGTCTAACTATCAGAGTATTTGGGAATGTTCGTGAGAAGGTAGATAAGATACCACCAGATAGAGTAGGTGGAGGAAAAGAATTAGATACCTTTTTTGAAGGAACACCTTTAGCAATACTAGAATATGTAATGAGACCAAAGACTTTCATCAAAAAGTCTATAAATAACATTGTGAAAAAGCAAGTTGGTAAGGGTGATGCCAAGCTAAGCCCATCCAATTATCCAAATCCAGACCCACCTATGTCTATTCCACCTGTAAGATATGAGCCAAAAACAATTGAAGAAGTCATAAGAATGCGTCAAGGAAAAGGACCAACAACTAAAATGACCCATGGTGATAAAAATATAGAAGCACACCATAGGCAACAAGTCCCTGTTAAAAATGGTGGGATATTAGATGAATTAGAGCAAAGAACTCATAGAGGTGGAGGAAATCATACACGTCATGAAAAACCTTCCCAGTTAACTCCTTCTCAAAGAGCAAAGGAGATTAGAGAACACTATAAAGAAAGAGGAAAAGGATATATACTACCAGGAGAAGGGATTTAA
- a CDS encoding PhzF family phenazine biosynthesis protein, whose product MKYFVVDAFADKVFEGNPAGVCLMDEWISDELMQSIAIENNLSETAFTVKEGAHYGLRWFTPGGEINLCGHATLATAFIILNYYEMQLESVKFNTISGKLTVKKQDDLYELDFPSVLSEEISATDQMINALGIVPKETYLNRDLLFILESEEEVRNVSPDFAILEALPEGLGVCVTAEGSDYDFVSRGFFPKLKVNEDPVTGSLHCSLIPFWAKRLEKKEMVARQLSSRGGTLYCKHKDTRVKMAGKAVLYSVAELNIEVKS is encoded by the coding sequence ATGAAATACTTTGTAGTCGATGCTTTTGCAGATAAGGTTTTTGAAGGAAATCCAGCGGGAGTATGTCTTATGGATGAATGGATTTCAGATGAACTTATGCAGAGTATAGCAATTGAGAATAACCTATCGGAAACAGCATTTACAGTAAAAGAAGGAGCACATTATGGGCTGAGATGGTTTACACCTGGAGGAGAGATTAACCTTTGTGGGCACGCAACGTTAGCAACAGCATTTATCATTCTAAATTACTATGAAATGCAATTAGAGAGTGTAAAGTTCAATACAATCAGTGGAAAGTTAACTGTAAAGAAACAAGATGATTTGTATGAACTGGATTTCCCTTCCGTTCTTTCAGAAGAAATTTCTGCTACTGACCAAATGATTAACGCTTTGGGAATTGTACCAAAAGAAACATACCTAAATAGAGATCTATTATTCATACTAGAGTCCGAGGAAGAAGTTAGAAACGTATCCCCTGACTTTGCCATATTAGAAGCATTGCCGGAAGGATTGGGTGTTTGTGTTACGGCCGAAGGAAGTGATTATGATTTTGTCTCCCGAGGTTTTTTCCCTAAGCTAAAAGTAAATGAAGATCCCGTAACAGGTTCCTTACACTGTAGCTTAATTCCGTTTTGGGCAAAGAGGCTAGAAAAAAAGGAAATGGTTGCTAGACAATTATCAAGTAGAGGTGGAACTCTTTATTGTAAACATAAGGATACTCGAGTAAAGATGGCCGGAAAAGCAGTATTATATTCAGTAGCTGAATTAAATATCGAGGTTAAATCTTGA
- the pdxR gene encoding MocR-like pyridoxine biosynthesis transcription factor PdxR, whose translation MHIEIQRNSDVSITKQIYLSILDHIRSDLLEEELQLPSVRELSKQLGVSLVTVVKAYQKLEQEGFITSVQGKGTFIRKTKMEETSKEGTHSYDWQLSVQDYLPRSQFARFHQVPEKIHLSSSMIDPGLLPNRYLEQEIHKMLSENPKVLSQYGEIQGDKALRQAMVEYLQRMDLPTSPDNILVTSGSQQGIDLIARTFVGPGDVVVMEAPTYPGAIDVFRGRGATILTVAVDSDGMRVDLLQNLFDKYSPKIIYTVPTFHNPTGAIMPTKRRRQILEIAKSTQCLVIEDDPCSEIYFERKPPASMKSLDKDGHVIYLKGLSKILAPGCRIGILAASGSIFRRLLAAKANTDLGSPLLTQKAIIPFITSKRMMDHLKKLRTALKIRRDLVLAILTLHSPEEVSWFIPEGGLNIWLTLPSWINTDHFLMEAKKEQITFLPGSACYPTEQENHHLRLSFSYVNEQQLRQGVTTICNLLQSAIDLKTSQDSSSHF comes from the coding sequence ATGCATATTGAAATTCAACGTAATTCTGACGTTTCAATAACGAAACAAATATACCTTTCGATTCTCGACCATATCCGTTCAGATCTCTTAGAAGAAGAGCTACAATTACCTTCTGTACGCGAACTCTCAAAACAACTTGGAGTAAGTTTAGTTACTGTAGTAAAGGCCTATCAAAAGCTAGAACAAGAGGGATTTATAACTTCAGTTCAAGGGAAAGGAACGTTTATTAGGAAGACGAAAATGGAAGAAACAAGTAAAGAAGGAACTCATTCATATGATTGGCAACTTTCTGTTCAGGATTATTTACCTAGGTCTCAATTTGCTCGTTTTCACCAAGTCCCTGAAAAAATCCATCTTTCGTCTTCAATGATAGATCCTGGTCTTCTACCAAATCGATACTTAGAGCAAGAAATTCACAAGATGCTTTCTGAAAACCCAAAAGTTCTCTCACAGTACGGAGAAATCCAAGGAGATAAAGCGCTTAGGCAAGCAATGGTTGAGTATTTACAGAGGATGGATCTACCAACCTCTCCTGATAATATTTTAGTTACTAGTGGTTCACAACAAGGAATTGACCTAATTGCTCGTACTTTTGTAGGTCCAGGTGATGTAGTAGTCATGGAAGCCCCAACTTATCCAGGAGCTATTGATGTGTTTCGTGGGAGAGGTGCTACTATTCTTACCGTTGCTGTTGATAGCGATGGAATGAGAGTAGATTTACTCCAAAATTTGTTTGATAAATATAGTCCAAAAATCATTTATACAGTACCTACGTTCCATAATCCCACTGGTGCTATCATGCCCACCAAACGCCGAAGACAAATTCTTGAAATTGCTAAAAGTACGCAGTGTTTAGTGATTGAGGATGACCCATGTAGTGAAATATATTTTGAAAGAAAGCCTCCAGCATCAATGAAAAGTCTAGACAAAGACGGTCATGTTATTTACTTGAAAGGCTTAAGCAAAATATTAGCTCCAGGTTGTAGAATTGGAATATTAGCTGCTTCTGGTTCTATATTCAGACGTTTATTAGCTGCGAAGGCGAATACCGACTTAGGTAGTCCTTTACTTACCCAAAAAGCAATCATTCCATTTATTACTTCAAAAAGAATGATGGATCATCTAAAGAAATTAAGAACAGCTCTAAAGATAAGGCGCGATCTTGTTCTGGCAATTCTCACACTACATTCTCCTGAAGAAGTTTCTTGGTTCATACCAGAAGGAGGATTAAACATATGGCTAACTCTTCCTTCTTGGATTAATACAGATCACTTCTTAATGGAAGCTAAAAAAGAACAAATTACTTTTTTACCTGGCTCAGCTTGTTACCCTACCGAGCAGGAAAATCATCATTTACGATTAAGCTTTTCTTATGTGAATGAACAGCAATTAAGACAAGGGGTGACAACTATTTGTAACCTGCTTCAATCCGCAATTGATTTAAAAACAAGTCAGGATAGCTCATCACATTTTTGA
- the secD gene encoding protein translocase subunit SecD, whose amino-acid sequence MKLTKVIWLFLIIIALGLAIGTTSDQVLNRLKLGLDLQGGFEVLYKVEPINKYDDIDEDVLKNTISALNNRVNVLGVSEPNIQAEGSDRIRVQLAGVKDQASARRMLSTEAHLTFRDINDQLMLDGSEIESAKLSFDQFNKPIVSIKLKDPNKFKDITSDLSNNVYPNNILAIWLDYEDGLNFKEEQQKPKQKQRIISAPQVKETLSDDNVIIEGDFTLKEANELASMLNAGSLPVKLSEIYSQSVGAHFGDDALSKTILAGIIGISLVFLFMVGYYGISGLISTFTLCAYIYMILLIFDWMNGVLTLPGIAALILGVGMAVDANIITFERMKDELAVGKSLENAFRAGTRRAFITILDANLTTILVGLVLFTFGTSGVKGFATMLIISILISFLTAVWGSRILLGLLLKSNILKGKVLILGVALKRLEILNVRASQYVTNSKRKLDFVKYRKFFYSISLLVFSIGIFSFILNGLNLGIDFTSGTRVEVISDNTMDTNRLKTEFRNLNYDPDITISGKKDNIGVAVIKGDINQSEVEKIKDTFKSEYGSEPNVNVVSPIVGNELVKNAIKAIIVASFGIVIYLTIRYELSFALTAVVALFHDALLTIFVFSFLQVEVNLYFIAAVLTIIGYSINDTIVTFDRIKEHLREVKLINSVQELQSIVNISLQQTLSRSINTVLTVLMTAFALYIFGSESISGFSLALLIGLIAGTYSSLFIASQLWFDIKSMKLKKGNIVFYKEKEKYDTDKPLV is encoded by the coding sequence TTGAAACTCACAAAAGTAATATGGTTATTTTTAATAATTATAGCGTTAGGATTAGCCATAGGAACAACATCTGACCAAGTATTAAACCGTTTAAAACTTGGATTGGATTTACAGGGTGGCTTTGAGGTTTTATATAAGGTTGAACCTATTAATAAATATGATGATATTGATGAAGATGTTTTAAAGAACACTATAAGTGCTTTAAATAATCGTGTAAATGTTTTAGGGGTATCTGAACCAAATATACAAGCTGAGGGTTCAGACCGAATCCGTGTGCAACTAGCAGGTGTTAAAGATCAGGCATCTGCCAGAAGGATGTTGTCAACAGAAGCTCATTTAACTTTTAGAGATATAAATGATCAACTAATGTTAGATGGAAGCGAAATTGAATCAGCTAAGCTCTCTTTTGATCAATTTAATAAACCAATTGTGAGTATTAAATTAAAGGATCCAAATAAATTTAAGGATATAACTAGTGATTTGTCCAATAATGTTTACCCGAACAATATACTTGCCATTTGGTTGGATTATGAAGATGGATTAAATTTTAAGGAAGAACAACAAAAGCCCAAACAAAAACAGCGTATAATCTCGGCACCTCAAGTTAAGGAAACACTATCAGATGACAATGTAATAATCGAAGGTGATTTTACATTAAAAGAAGCTAATGAATTAGCATCAATGTTAAATGCGGGAAGTTTACCAGTAAAATTATCAGAGATTTATTCACAGTCAGTTGGTGCACATTTTGGGGATGATGCATTAAGCAAAACGATATTAGCTGGAATAATAGGAATAAGTTTAGTATTTCTATTCATGGTAGGTTATTATGGGATTTCTGGTTTAATTTCAACATTTACTTTATGTGCCTATATTTACATGATTCTTTTGATTTTTGATTGGATGAATGGTGTATTAACATTACCTGGAATAGCTGCTTTAATTTTAGGTGTTGGTATGGCGGTAGATGCTAATATTATTACGTTCGAAAGAATGAAAGATGAATTAGCAGTAGGGAAAAGCCTTGAAAATGCATTCCGTGCAGGAACTCGAAGAGCCTTTATTACAATCCTAGATGCAAATTTAACTACTATATTGGTTGGATTAGTACTATTTACTTTTGGAACAAGTGGTGTAAAAGGTTTTGCGACAATGTTAATTATTAGTATACTAATAAGCTTTTTAACAGCCGTATGGGGTTCTAGAATCTTATTGGGGCTTCTCTTAAAAAGCAATATTTTAAAGGGGAAAGTTTTAATACTTGGAGTGGCATTAAAACGACTCGAAATATTAAATGTTAGAGCAAGTCAGTATGTAACAAATTCTAAAAGAAAACTGGACTTTGTAAAATACCGAAAGTTTTTCTACAGTATTTCGCTGCTTGTTTTTTCGATAGGTATATTTTCATTTATTTTAAATGGTCTTAACTTAGGTATAGACTTTACCAGTGGCACGAGAGTCGAAGTAATTTCAGATAATACAATGGATACAAATAGATTAAAAACGGAATTTAGGAATTTAAATTACGATCCAGATATTACAATTTCAGGAAAGAAAGACAATATAGGAGTTGCCGTAATTAAGGGTGATATAAATCAGAGTGAGGTAGAAAAGATTAAAGATACTTTCAAAAGTGAATATGGTTCAGAACCTAATGTTAATGTAGTGTCACCAATAGTTGGAAACGAATTAGTGAAAAATGCTATAAAGGCAATAATAGTAGCATCATTTGGGATAGTTATATATTTGACTATTCGATATGAGCTAAGTTTTGCATTAACAGCCGTTGTCGCTTTATTTCACGATGCTTTACTAACGATATTTGTGTTTAGTTTTTTACAAGTAGAAGTAAATTTATATTTTATAGCAGCAGTTCTCACAATTATTGGGTACTCGATCAATGATACAATTGTGACTTTTGACAGAATTAAAGAACATTTAAGGGAGGTTAAATTAATCAATTCTGTACAAGAGCTGCAATCAATTGTAAATATAAGTTTACAACAAACACTATCTCGTTCGATTAATACTGTTTTAACCGTATTAATGACTGCTTTTGCCCTATATATTTTTGGAAGTGAATCCATTAGTGGTTTTTCATTGGCTTTATTAATTGGATTAATAGCTGGAACGTACTCTTCATTATTTATTGCGTCGCAGCTTTGGTTTGATATTAAATCAATGAAACTAAAAAAAGGTAACATTGTATTCTATAAGGAAAAAGAGAAATATGATACTGACAAACCACTTGTTTAA
- a CDS encoding DUF3600 domain-containing protein has product MEQKIRNTLNKIAQEYDFDDNIIFSIPYKEKLYKKSLVSKVTDILRGNLVTCAIAILLIIPTSAWAYQSFLADQFYGSFENIKKHISSATMEGYLLLDAKISQAQGELEKEEYLHFKDLLTKITTAKLKYGNGYGNIDYSQIPISEMYSLRDVLYQIQPYFDKLNEQELSVEVLTASEYDHYINTLITYEQIMAQSGMKNPEDTDKIPNNLREKFTEAENYLMYVNDKQLNN; this is encoded by the coding sequence ATGGAACAAAAAATTAGGAATACCCTGAATAAAATAGCACAAGAGTACGATTTTGATGACAATATTATATTTAGTATCCCTTATAAGGAAAAATTATATAAAAAATCACTGGTAAGCAAAGTAACAGATATTCTAAGGGGAAATTTAGTTACTTGTGCTATTGCAATTTTACTCATAATTCCAACTAGTGCTTGGGCTTACCAATCATTTCTTGCTGATCAATTTTATGGTTCGTTTGAAAATATTAAAAAGCATATATCAAGTGCTACTATGGAAGGATATTTGCTTCTGGATGCAAAGATATCACAGGCACAAGGAGAGTTAGAAAAAGAAGAATACCTTCATTTTAAAGATTTATTAACAAAGATTACTACTGCTAAACTTAAATATGGAAATGGGTATGGTAATATCGATTACTCTCAAATCCCAATTTCAGAAATGTACAGTTTAAGGGACGTGCTATATCAAATTCAACCTTACTTTGATAAGTTAAACGAGCAAGAATTAAGTGTAGAGGTTTTGACTGCTTCAGAATATGATCATTACATAAATACTCTGATAACATACGAACAAATAATGGCGCAAAGTGGAATGAAAAATCCAGAAGATACAGATAAGATTCCAAATAATTTAAGAGAAAAGTTTACTGAAGCAGAAAATTATCTAATGTACGTTAATGATAAGCAACTTAATAACTAG
- a CDS encoding RNA polymerase sigma factor produces MNERALIKRIKSGDEIAFNELFKPYILQSRRTAYLFLYDYGMAQDAVQEALFEAYKSIGRYDPSKASFKTWFNKIVVNCSIKMLRKKKYIAYFSKKNGVTNNETPEIRNIIDEETKEIYQCINQLSVKLRIVIILYYFQDLSITEISKMLDISEGTVKSRLYKARQKLRNLLSYEEYMGIGGGSYGTKN; encoded by the coding sequence TTGAATGAGAGAGCTTTAATAAAACGTATAAAATCAGGAGATGAAATAGCATTTAATGAGTTATTTAAACCTTATATTTTACAATCAAGAAGGACAGCTTATTTATTTTTATATGATTATGGGATGGCACAAGATGCAGTTCAAGAAGCCTTGTTTGAAGCTTATAAATCTATTGGTCGGTATGATCCTAGTAAAGCATCATTTAAAACATGGTTTAACAAAATTGTGGTCAATTGTTCAATAAAAATGTTGAGAAAGAAGAAATATATAGCTTACTTTTCAAAGAAAAATGGGGTAACAAACAATGAAACTCCAGAAATTAGGAATATTATTGATGAAGAGACTAAGGAAATATATCAATGTATAAATCAATTAAGCGTAAAATTAAGAATTGTTATCATTCTTTATTATTTTCAAGATTTATCTATTACAGAGATAAGTAAAATGCTGGATATTAGTGAAGGGACGGTAAAATCTAGACTCTATAAAGCTAGACAGAAATTAAGGAACTTATTGAGTTATGAAGAATATATGGGGATAGGCGGTGGAAGTTATGGAACAAAAAATTAG